TTTATTTTTCATCTTCAAAAACATCCCAAAAAACCGCGAACACAAAAAAAACTGGGCGGCTGAAACAGGCGCCTATTTTGCCCTTACAGGCATAGCGCTTCATTCAATGGTGGATTTCAACCTTCACCTGCCCGGTATCTTTTTTACCGCGGCTGCACTGGCCTCCATTGCGGTGCCGGAAAAAGGCTCCATAAGCACCCTGTCAAAAGAAGCGCTTGTTTTTACCAAAGTTCATTATTTTCCGGCGCTTATTCTTACAGCTATAATATTCAGCATGGCTATACGGCCTGCCGTAGCCTATTACGCAAAAGATAAATGGCAAAAAACGGCGGGTATTTCGCTTCTTAATATGGCACTGCTTACAGAACCTTTCAACGCCAATATACTTTATGAAAAAGGGCTGTATGCAGAAAAAACCGGAAATTTTAACGAAGCCCTTGCATGTTTTGAAAAAGTCTCAATTTATTCAAAGTATCACACCCTGTCTCTGCTGCATGCCGCCCGCGTGGGCAGCCTGCTTAACAAACCGCTTCTTACCGCTGAATATTACGAACTTGCCATAACAGCAAATCCTTACAGGGTTTTTACCCTACTGGAATACTCCAATTATCTGATAAGTAAAAATAATGATTTTGCCCGCGCTGAAGCATTATTGAGCAAGGCAGTGGAATATGAGCCAAATTACGCGTCTGCAAGGCACAACCTGGCGCTTATTTACAGGTCAAAAGGCGATGCCGAAAGCGCCCTGAAAGAACTAAATCAGGTTGAATTTATTCTGACCAGCGTTATCCCCAGAACCGACTACGAGACAGAGCTTCTTAATTTCCCTGACATACACATACTTTATTTTAACAAAGCCTTAATATTAAACCAGCTTGGCAAGAAAGACGAAGCGTGCGAGTATCTTAAAGACGCGGCGCACCTGAAAAAAACACCGGAATTTTTAAAAAAATTCCCCGAAATATGCGGTGAACGGGCAAAATGAAAAAAAATTTCACATACCCGGACACATTATTGCCTTTTATAATGATAGCAGGCGCGGTAACTTTATATTTTTCCGGTATCCTGTTTACTGACAGGACATTTTTTATCGGCGACCTTTATACCCAGTTTTATCCGTGGAAAGATTTTGCAAGAAATTCACTGCAGTCCGGCACAGTGCCATTCTGGAACCCCTATGTTTTTTCAGGCGTACCTTTTATCGCGGACGTACAAAAAGGGATAATGTATCCGCCGGGAATCGTATTTCTGCTTTTTGATTTTCCTATTGCCTTAAAGATTTATCTTGTGGTGCACTTTATCATTGCCGGTTTTTCCGCATACGTTTTGGCAAGGGCTTTAGGGTGCGATCCCGCGCCGGCTTTTGCGGCGGCTTTGATATTTATATTTAATTCTTTTTTTGCCTCTAAAATCAACAACCTTGCAGCTCTTGGTTCAGCCTCTTTTCTACCAGCCATACTTTACACTTTTAAGGTGTTCATTGACAGAAAAAAAGCCACTTTCTTTATACTGGGCTCCGCGCTTCTGGCGCTATCTTTTCTTGCGGGGCATTACAGGACTTACATTAACAACCTGCTTTTCTGCCTGCTTTTCGGCATTTACTACATTTCTTTTTATGGAAAAGGATTCAGAATAACAAGGCTGCTTAAGCTTTTTATTTTTCTGGCTTCCGCGCTGGTTATGTCTCTTATTATCACGATGCCGCAGTCAGGGCTTTTCTTTGAACTTCTTTTCAATTCCGCCGCGTCAGTAATCCCGGACTACGAAACCCTTGCCGTTAATTCAATGAAATTCATAAACCTGTTCACCATGTCGGCGCCGCCGCATGCAGGTTACGCTTCTTTATCAGGATGGAGCGGTTATTCAAGGGGTATAAACTTATTTTTATCCGCCACTTTTTTCTTTCTGCTTGTTATTTCCGCGTTTAGAAAGAAAAACCACCTGTTCTATTTTTCATTTATTGTCTTTATTTTAGCGCTGCTTTTAGCCCTGGGCAAAAATACCCCGCTTCACTCTTTCATACTAAAATTTGCCCCGTTCTTTACGGAAGCCCGGTTTCCGGGCACAGCCCTTTCGCTTCTTATGCTTCCGGCCGGGTTAATCGCGGCAAACTCGCTTTCAGTTTTATCCGAACCTGACACCGGTAAAAAATCAGAAAAAGTATTCCTTAAATACCTGCTTTACTTCCTTTTACTTATCCCCGCACTTCTTGCCCTTTTTAACAGGCAGGCCTCCGCAGCTTTTGGTTTGGACAATATAAGTATGATTGAACTTACAAAAGCTTCTCTCTTTGTGCTTGCAATGTATTCTCTTAATTTTACGCTTTATACCCTTTTCAATAAAAAACTCATCAGGCCGGCTATTTATCACGCCCTGCTGATAGCTTTAATCTTTTGTGAACTTTATACCTTTATGTCCCGAACAAACCCCGTAACAGCACAGTCCGGCATTTTCGGCCCGCAGTTCACGCCAAAAACCGCGGAATTAATCCGCACTTCTTCCTATAAATACGGGCATATACAGCTGCCTGAAGCAGGCTCTGTTTACCGGCTTAATTATGTAACACGCTCCGAAAAAAACTTTAAACTTTCACTGCCTTCTTCTTCGGGAATGACATACGGCCTCTTTGACGCTTTTGGACAGAACGACTTAAAACTTTTAAATTATACGCGGTTTGTAAACCGCTTAAACCGCGATGATGGATACAACAGCGACATAATAAACCTCTTAAATCTCAAATACATAATATCGCCTGTTGAACTTGACAGTAAGAAATATGAAAAAATATTCAACAAAAATTCAATAAAGGTTTTTAAAAACGAAAAAGCTTACCCGCTGTTCTTCGTTTCACAGGATACTAAAATTCCAAAAATGCTTATTTCCCAAATCTCATGGTCCAGAAAAAACGAACATCAGTTTGGAAATTTAAAGGTTAACGTTACAAACGGGCAGGAAGGCTGGCTTATTTTCTGCAACAGCCAATACCCCGGCTGGACTGCATATGTGGATAACATGTCGGCAAAAATAGAACCGGCTTTTGGCCTTTATATGGGGCTAAAACTTCAGCCGGGAGTACATGAAATTCTTTTAAACTATACCCCTGAAAATTATACTTATTACAAAATACTGTTTTCCCTGATTTTTATTTTCTGCCTTGTGCTTGGCGTGGTAAAACTTATATCATTAAAAAGGTAGCCCAAAGAGTATAGCCCATAACGTATAAGCCATAGCCCATAAATAAACCTTAAACATATATCGCCTGCGCTTTCGGTAATTTGTTCTGCAGAAATGGATTTACGGTTTCTCACTTCCGGTGGCCGCGACTTTTCGGAGACATAATGGCCTCTAAAGACGCCAGTAATTATTTAAAGCATCTTAAAAAGTTATCCAAAACCAACCTGCTGCTCATCGACGATTTCGGAATTAGCGCCCTTTTCGATTATGACAGAAAATATTTTCTTGAAATTATCTCAAACAGATACATGGCCGGTTCAACGATTATCACCATCCAATTTCCAATCAAAGAATGGAACAAATTCATGGGCAAGCCTACAATCGCGGATGCGGTCATGGACAGACTTCTTCATATATCGTATAAATTCGAATTGCGAGGAGGCTCTATGCGGAAACCACAAAAAACATTGAATAAGGCATTGGATTGCGGTATATTTTAAATGCGGATAAGGGAGTTCAAAGGCCTTAATTTTCAGGAGGGTTTATGAAAAAGATTATAGCAATTCTTATGATTCTAATGAGTTTGTTTCTGGTTTCCTGTTCAAATTTAACAAACGGTCAATTAATGGGCTTAATCAGGCAGACAATTGGGGATAATAAAGGGGCGCTTGAAGAGTATGACAAATTGATTAACAAAAATCCAAAAAACGCAAAGCTTTATTGCCTCCGGGGAATAGTTAAATCACAATTAAATGAATATAATAGTGCAATAGATGATTTTAACAAGTCGGTGACTATTGACCCGGGTTTGCAACAGGCTTATTACAGAAGGGGAATGGTTGAAAATTTTTTGGGTAACAAAAAAGATGCCCTTAAAGATTATTCCAAAGCAATAGAGTTAAATCCAAAAGATTCATATAGTTATGGAGAACGCGGCAATGTAAAATGGCAATTAGGAGATTTCAAAGGCGCGCTTGATGATTTTAATAAGACAATAGAGTTAAATCCAAACCATAAGATTGCTCATTTTTCTCGCGGCATCATTATTGCCGATACGGAAGACTTTAAAAACGCTTTAATTGATTTTAATAAAGCAATAGCACTTGATTCAAAATTTGAAGATGCTTACATGCAGCGAGGACGAGTAAAACTTAGACTCGATGACCATAAAGGAGCTATTAATGATTTTACAAAAGCAATATTATTAAAACCAAATAGCAAGGAATTGGAAGAATTACATTTGTGGAGGGCTTCTGCAAAAAACACAATGGGTGATAGTAAAGGAACACTTGAAGACATAAACGCAGTATTGTCTATTAACCCAAATAATTCATTTGCTTATAACGAACGGGCTGATATAAAAAATAAAACCGGCGATTTTTCCGGGGCACTTAAAGATGTTAATAAGTCAATAGAACTTAATCCAAAAATGCTTATCGGATACTGCACACGCGGAGAAATTGAAAATAATTTATCTAATTACAAAAATGCTATAAAAGATTTCAGTAAGGCTATTGAGCTTGCAAATAATTATGCGGATCCCTACCCCTATTACCATCGTGCTATTGCCAGATTCAAACTCGGCGATAAAACTGGCGCGCTTAAAGATTTAAAAACAGCCTCTTCTCTGGGCTATAAACAAGCAGATGATAAAATTAAAGAAATTCAAAGCAATTAAAATAAAGGATAATTGATTCAAAGTTTTTGACGAGAATTATTCTTGACTTACCGGCTGGTCGTCATTAACGGATTGAGTGGTCGCATGAGCGTTCCGGCTGGTCGTCTTGCAGCGGAAATGCTGGTCGCCTTGAGCGGATTTTATATATAAGCCATAGCCCATAAATAAACCTTAAACAACTACAAAATCGCAGCTTTATCTTTTAGTTCTATTTAACCTTTATGGCTTATACGTTATGGCTTGATTCTGATTATTTATGGGCTATGGTTTACACAATAGCCCAAAGCTCATAACCCATAGCCTATAAATAAACCTTAAACAACTGCAAAACCGCAGATTTATCTTTTATTTCTATTTAACCTTTATGGCTTATACGTTATGGCTTGATTTTGATTATTTATGGGCTATGGCTTATGCGCTATGGCTTAGGTCTTAAACGTATTCCGTTCCCTCTATCTTTTCAATATAATGCTCCGCGGAATAGGCTGCTATGGCTCCGTCGCCCGCCGCGGTTACTGCCTGCCTTAACTTTTTTTCAATACAGTCGCCGCAGGCAAAAATACCGTCAACGCTTGTTTTCATGTCCGTGTCTGTTTTTATATATCCCTGTGAATCCATTTCCAGTGTCCCTTTCATGAATTCCGTCCCGGGTATCAGCCCTATAAATACAAAAACCCCTGACACTTTTAAATCAGTTTCCGTACCGGTTTTAAGATTTTTAATTTTAACGCCATCAACACCTTTTGCCCCAAAAATAGAGGTTACAGCCGAATCAAGAATAAAACTTATTTTAGGATTTGCAAAAGCCCTGTCCTGTATTATTTTAGCGGCCCTTAGCCTGTCACGCCTGTGTATAATATGCACTTTGGACGCAAATTTTGTAAGATAAATACCCTCTTCTACCGCGGTATCTCCCCCGCCTATCACCGCCACTTCCAGATTCCGGTAAAATGCTCCGTCGCATGTCGCGCAGTTTGAAACTCCCCTGCCCCTGAATTCAGCTTCCCCCGGCACCCCTATGTCCCTATATCTGGCGCCGGTGGCCACTATTATTGCTTTTGCTTCATATACTGTCCCGGACGCACAATGAACTTTTTTAATTCCGCCGCTTTCACTTTCAATTTTTAACACCTCATCAAATACTTTAACCAGGCCAAAGTTATCAGCCTGCTTTTCCATTTTTTGTATAAGCTCCGGCCCTGAAACATTTTCAAATCCCGGATAATTTTCAATTTCAGCGGTTAAAAATATCTGCCCTCCCACGGCAAGTTTTTCAATCATCATTACTTTTAAGCCCGCCCTGCAATTATAAATGGCAGCTGTAAGGCCCGCAGGCCCGCCGCCTATAATAATTACATCCGCTTTATTTGACACGCTTCCACCCTGTGAATTTGAAAGATTAATTGATATACCCGTATCCATATTAATTCCTCCCTGTATTTTAATAAATCTTCTATTTTAAAAGTTCCTGTATCCTGCTTAAAAGCATCGGTTTTGGCTGAAGCCCCACAATATCGCCGGTTTTTATGCCGTTCTTGAACACCATAATGGTGGGTATGGACATAATCCCGTGTGTCTCGGCTGTTTCGCGGTTTTCATCAACGTTAAGCTTTGCAAAAACAATTTTACCGGCCTCTTCCTGCGCAAGCTGGTCAATTTCAGGGGATAACATTTTGCACGGCATGCACCATTCCGCCCAGCAGTCCACCACAAGCGCTGGATATTTGGCCAGCGCCTGCTTAAAATTACTGTCCGTTACATAGATTGTTTCTTTTGGGCTGTCTGTAAGTTTTTCTTTCTGCGCTTTTATTTTCATTGCCTCTGCTTCCAAAGCGGCCGCTTTTTCCGGCGCGCTGTACTTTAAAACCTGCATTATAAGCGCCCTGTCATTCTGTGCGCCTACCGTGATTGAAGCAGGGTCTGAATTTATAACCTGCTGCGGCACCGAACCCACATTAAATTTTTCGGATAACTGCTGATTTTCCATAGATTCAACGCATTCCGCAGTGATTTTGCCTTTTGTTTCAACGGCAATCTTAGCCGCAAGAATAACAGACCTTGGGCAATACGGGCATGTGGGAGTGATAAAAACCTGTATCTTGGCTTCTTTATCCGCACTTGTAAGCAGCGCCTTATCTTCATCAGACAGCCCTGTTTTACCGCCGGACAGCATAATAATTATTTCAATTAAACTTGTGGCTTCATGGCCAAGCGGAGCGCCGTTAAAAATTATTTTATATCCCTTTTTTAACCCCAAAGAAATACTGGGTGAAGTGATTATTCCTATTTTTTTTGCTTCGTCAGAATCCGCTGACTTTTCTTCAACCAAAATTCTGCCGTCTATTTCTGACAATTCCTTTAAAAACCTCTTCGCAAAAGTGACAAGCTGCTTTTCC
The nucleotide sequence above comes from Candidatus Goldiibacteriota bacterium HGW-Goldbacteria-1. Encoded proteins:
- the trxA gene encoding thioredoxin → MPPERLPKSAALILRAEVKRKREADKMDRLIDENSVKEIKNKFDAELKESVDVVIYSGKDGVSESEQEKQLVTFAKRFLKELSEIDGRILVEEKSADSDEAKKIGIITSPSISLGLKKGYKIIFNGAPLGHEATSLIEIIIMLSGGKTGLSDEDKALLTSADKEAKIQVFITPTCPYCPRSVILAAKIAVETKGKITAECVESMENQQLSEKFNVGSVPQQVINSDPASITVGAQNDRALIMQVLKYSAPEKAAALEAEAMKIKAQKEKLTDSPKETIYVTDSNFKQALAKYPALVVDCWAEWCMPCKMLSPEIDQLAQEEAGKIVFAKLNVDENRETAETHGIMSIPTIMVFKNGIKTGDIVGLQPKPMLLSRIQELLK
- the trxB gene encoding thioredoxin-disulfide reductase; translated protein: MDTGISINLSNSQGGSVSNKADVIIIGGGPAGLTAAIYNCRAGLKVMMIEKLAVGGQIFLTAEIENYPGFENVSGPELIQKMEKQADNFGLVKVFDEVLKIESESGGIKKVHCASGTVYEAKAIIVATGARYRDIGVPGEAEFRGRGVSNCATCDGAFYRNLEVAVIGGGDTAVEEGIYLTKFASKVHIIHRRDRLRAAKIIQDRAFANPKISFILDSAVTSIFGAKGVDGVKIKNLKTGTETDLKVSGVFVFIGLIPGTEFMKGTLEMDSQGYIKTDTDMKTSVDGIFACGDCIEKKLRQAVTAAGDGAIAAYSAEHYIEKIEGTEYV